In Zingiber officinale cultivar Zhangliang chromosome 3B, Zo_v1.1, whole genome shotgun sequence, a single window of DNA contains:
- the LOC121967266 gene encoding uncharacterized protein LOC121967266, with protein MREDGGPAMAPLNVVVALRGEERWRHFDDSVNAVSFGFVATAVLISMFLVMAIFERFLRSRSPLAEDGRGGGAGNDFRVQMGSSADLEAHAGKMEYSSPKISMYSKEVSVLMPGHSTPTFIACPAPAPCPPERMAWPAHEHCSISEASLVQQTT; from the exons ATGAGGGAGGACGGGGGGCCGGCGATGGCGCCGCTGAACGTGGTGGTAGCTTTGAGAGGGGAGGAGAGGTGGCGCCATTTTGACGACTCCGTTAACGCGGTTTCGTTTGGGTTCGTGGCCACTGCCGTTCTCATCTCCATGTTCCTCGTCATGGCCATCTTCGAGCGCTTTCTTCGCTCGAGGTCGCCGCTCGCCGAAGATGGCCGTGGAGGCGGCGCCGGTAATGACTTTCGCGTGCAGATGGGGTCGTCGGCGGATCTGGAGGCGCACGCCGGCAAAATGGAGTACTCGTCGCCCAAG ATATCAATGTATTCGAAGGAGGTGTCCGTGTTGATGCCTGGTCATAGCACGCCAACTTTCATCGCTTGTCCAGCTCCTGCTCCCTGCCCACCAGAGCGGATGGCTTGGCCAGCACACGAACATTGCTCGATCAGCGAGGCCTCTCTAGTCCAGCAAACCACCTAA